The DNA segment CATATTTTTCTTCCTCCACATGTTACACGAAATAAAGGaggaaaataaaatactattaaAAAGTTTTCAGTCTTTTCCTATCGGTTTCCCTTTTAGACTTAATCAAATAGTGTATAAAATTATGTGATTTTAATCTCTCATTACATCATAGAGTAactatatttcaaaatatttcaaacaCAAAAATTATCTGTTACCAATGATATGATCAAGAAAGGTATGTGATGGCATGTGTATTCCTACTTCACACAACTCCTTGACTTGCAAATAAATATGGATGATATGGCTGCAACATATTAGTGAAATGGATGTGTAGTTGCAATTAAAAGAAGTTACAGGGAATGAATtgcaattttgaaaagaaaaaaagtcagAAAGAGAGAGTGGAGAGGGTTATGGTAAAGTTTATATGATTGGAATATAAGCTGATTCAGCACTAGGAAATGATACTGTTATAATTATCAAATCATGGGCTCACTCATGACCTTTGGTTGGTACCAGCTTTCTTGATAAATGTGTTTGAGAAGACAAAAGCAAAGTTCAAagacagaaaaaaataattttgctCAGGCAAAACAAAAGGTACCAAGTTCTCTCACTGTTCTGTCATAGATCTGACACCACTGCCTCACTGTGTGCCTCAGATTCCGTTCTTATCTGCATCTTTTCCTTCCTCCTCAGTTTTGAAACCCAATAGAATCCACTGGAAGAGCCATGCAAACCTCACTCACACTTACCACCCACCTACTGCTCCTTGTTTCTTCTTCTGGTTTCTTCTTAATTTCAACTCTAGTTGTGTTTCAAATAGTGATTTCTAGTATGAATTTCTTGGCAAAACAACTTCTTTTTGCTTCACAAAGAAATGAGTTACTTTCCTTTACACCTTCTAAATCACTAAGCCAAAAGGGCACAATAATTGCGGACTTCTTCTTAGTAccaagatttttataaaatacttaaTGGTTAAGATAAGTTAACAAgtaaggaagaagatgaagagtaCGTCCAGGAGAAAAATAAGCCGCAATCAGTCAAAATGTTAAGGGAAAGAAAAGTGCAGAATCTAAAGAAACAgtgaaagataaaataatagatACATGTCACACAACTCAACCACATAAATTTGAACTCTTTGTACTTAATTTTGAATACAAACATGGTAGAAAGCCAAAAGCAATTACCACACAGAAGAAGATGGTTTTAAATGCTTATGCCATCACCAACACCATTTTGTCACCATCTATGTAAGAAAGAAATAGGTAGGTACATACATAGATATAGAAAATAGAATATCTCTTTCTATACATTTCCAGCCAAAAAGGGAGATATTTAATTTTGCTAAAGATGATGACAACAACAATACTAACAAAGATCTCACTGAGACAGGCAATATATTAATGGTGATGAACTAAAATAAGAACTATGAAGATGACCATTACAATAGTGACTATGCCCATACATCGATCTCCTTGTCATCTTCAATTTTTAGCTAGCTCTAGCTATATATGGTTCATATATGTGCTGGTATATGCCTCTGAGTTCTGACTTACCGGTTAATTTGATATAGGGTTTGGACCACTTGGAACTTCATGAGCCTCAGCTCCAAATTCTCTTCTAGCAGCATCCTTAGAAGATGGAGTACGGGATTTGTGGCTATTCTGAGGGTGCATGGCTGTGGTAGACATGGTTGATTCTGATGCTTTGGTGCTTTCCCAGGAGGCCATGGTAGAAGGGTGTGGTTGGTGGGATAGATTGatgaggaggaggaggatgaaGAAAAGTGTGAGAAAGTGAAGAAAAGAGGGTGATTTTGAGCAAGGTTCTGAGATTGGTGATGATGATTTAGGTTCTGCCATGCAATTTGAAAGAGAAGACCACCCCCCAATACCCCACAAGGGTTCAATATCCATCAACCAGCTCCAAGGCTAAGAAGAGGGAGAAAGAACAATAGTGGCAGAATAGTAGAGAGAaacagagagagaaagtgaagaGAGGATGAGAAGCTTCAGCAAAAGTGATTTTGGTTGGAGGTAGTGAAATTCGATGCACATTTGTCCAAGAACCAAGACCAACTTATTATGGAAGTTTTTACATGAAAGGTGTTCATCATAGGTCACTGAATTTACCAAAATGACCATGCCTGATATTATGGAAATAAAAGTtgtgattattattttaaaagagaagGGTAACCTTAATATATCAAACAATGATGACTCAGAATAAGATTCAACCAATATTTCTCAATTATCATTAAGTATACTTTCTTTATACTATGATTACATAATTGGTTTTCTGTTGCTGAATTTCAACTCATTTAAGCTAATTAACCTTTTTTCTCTAATTGAATTTTGTAACTAGTCACATCCCttgtggaaataaaataatattcttaACCAAATTTCATCTTTGATTACTTTTTTGTTCAGAATATAGAATCTCCATGTACATAAAATTTGAAAGCAGATTAATGTTAGTGTAGAGTTGATTTATTGAAAGCAAAGATGGACCATTTAATTTGGAGTTTTAAGGAAACTATAACAGCATAATATTGAAGTCCCTAGcaaaatattaataagaattttttgGCTGGGACCATTGTGTAGttgaaaatgaaatattatataaagAATCCA comes from the Phaseolus vulgaris cultivar G19833 chromosome 8, P. vulgaris v2.0, whole genome shotgun sequence genome and includes:
- the LOC137824662 gene encoding CLAVATA3/ESR (CLE)-related protein TDIF; the protein is MDIEPLWGIGGWSSLSNCMAEPKSSSPISEPCSKSPSFLHFLTLFFILLLLINLSHQPHPSTMASWESTKASESTMSTTAMHPQNSHKSRTPSSKDAARREFGAEAHEVPSGPNPISN